In the genome of Actinomadura luzonensis, the window GCCGCCAGGCCGCGCAGCCGCTCCTCGCTCAGCTCCGCGAACATCGGCAGGTCGGCCAGCGAGCACGTCATGTATCCCGGTATACAGCGCCGGGGTGCCGCGCGAGGCTGCCGGGTGCCGGCCGCCGCGTCTAGCGTGCCGGGGCATGACGAGATACGTGGTGCACCTGACCTTCGACGACGACCCGCGGCGGCTGGCCGTCCGGCCCGCGCACCGGGAGCACCTGCGGCGCCTCCACGAGGAGGGACGGCTGGTCACCGCCGGGCCCTGGGCTGACGACAGCGGGGCCATGCACGTGTACGAGGTGGCGGACGAGGAGGAGGTGCGGGAGATCCTGCGGCGGGATCCGTACACGGAGGTGGCGGACTGTTACGAGGTCACGTTGGTGAAGGAGTGGGTGCCGCTCCTGTGATCGCCGGCGCCCTGGGGCGATGGCCCGGCTGTCGGCTCGCATGCGCCTACGCAGCTGCCAGCGCGCCTACGCGCCTGTCAACTCGCAGGCGCCTACGCGTTTGTCGGCTCGCATGCGCCTAAGCATCTGCCGGCTCGTCCGCTCGCTTGCTCATCCGCTGCAGCGCAAGCGGCGTCCGCCAGCAGCAGGAGCACGCGGCTCCTGGGGCCCGCGAGTGCGAGGTGCGCGCTCGCGGGCTCTCGGACGACTTCGGGCCGGGCCTGTCCGGGGCCCCTGAGTCAGGTGCGTTTCCAGAAGGGGCCGCGACGACGGGCGTCGGCAGGGCCGTCGCCCCCGCCGCTTGGGTCGCCGGCCGGGCCGACGTGTGGATCGCCGGCGGGCTGGGGCGGGTTGCCGAGAGGGCCCGAGGGGTCGGGGATGGGTGGGAGGCCGAGGAGGGCGGTGAGGATGGTTACGGCGTGGTCGTGGAGGGCGCGGGCGTCGCCGCCCGGGCGTTCGGCGGCCTCCAGGTCGCGGGCCAGCGCCTCCAGCCGCTGCTCACCGCCCAGGTACTCGGCCAGTGCCGCCAGCCGGGTGCCCAGGTCGGCGAGGTACGTCAGGTCGGGCGCGGGCAGCGACCGGAGCCTTTCCAGCTCGGCCACGAGCTGCGGGCGTACCGACTCCAGGTCCTGGGTCCTGCGGGGTGCGGGGCGGGACTTCCGGGGACCGCGCAGGCCGCCCCGGACAGGAGGGGCCGCGCCGGGGGCGCCGTGGGCAGGGGCGTTCGGGTGGCTGAGGGGCGGGGCGGCGGGGCCGGTCGTCAGGAAGCCGGGGACGTCCAGCTCGTCGTCGAAGCTCTCCGGCTTGGCCATCCGCGCCCTGGCCTGCGGCATCATGGGGGCGGCGGCCGGCATGGCCATCATGGCGGCCCTCGCGGCGAACGTGCCGCCGATCGGCGGTGCCGGCATCTCCCAGCCGCTCGGCGGCTCGACCGGCTGGATGACGTGGTGCTCGGGCTCGCCGCCCGCGACCTGCCGGGTGTCGACCGCCACGTACGCCGTGAAGCGGCACAACACGCCGTTGTCCAGCGAGACGCGCACGATGCGGGACTCCAGGTCGTGCTCGCCCATCGCGTACCGGTCCTCCAGCTCCCGCAGGTGGGCGCGGGCCCAGACGGCGCGCAGGGCCGGATTGTCCACGGCGACGCCTTCGACGTGCTCCTCCCACGGCCCGCTCGCGGCCAGGCCGCGGACGGTCACCGCCGACCCCTCGCGGAAGCGCCCGTACACGCGCAGTGGCACGCCGGGGAAGACGGAGCCGAGGTGGGTGACGGTGCCGGGCTCGACGTCGAGGCCCTTGAGCGACAGGTCCGTGACCAGGGGAGCGCCGATCCGGCGGTGGATGTGCTCCATGGCGGCGTCCAGGCGGTCCTCGGACTCGACCAGCTCGCACCGGCCCGCGCCGAGCCCGGCCAGGCGGCCGAGGAACCCGGCGTTGACGGCCCTGTCGATGCCGACCGTGTGCACCCGCATGGCCGACAGCGCGCCGCCCGCCTGCTCCAGGATCTGGTCCTCGTTGCCGACCTGGCCGTCGGTGACCAGCACCACGACCCGCTCGCGCCCCGGCTCGCCGCCGCCCAGCAGCGCGACGGCCTGGCGCAGCGGGTCGAGCAGCTCGGTGCCGCCCCGCGCGTCGACGCGGGCCAGGTGCTCGACGGCGCGGTAGCGGTTGCGGTCGGACGCCTCCACCAGGCCCTCGAAGGCCCGCTCCACCACCGAGTCGAACGTCAGCACCGCGAAGCGGTCCTGCGGCGTCAGGGTGTCGACGATACGGGCGGCGGCGCGGCGGGCCGCCACCATCTTCCAGCCGCCCATGCTGCCCGACCGGTCGAGCAGCAGCACCAGGTCGCGCGGCGTGCGGGCGGCCTGCAGGGGCGGCGGCACCACGGTCAGCGCGAACGTCCGGCCGCGCCCGTCCTCGCCGCCGTCGAGCAGCAGCGACGTGGACGCCTCGAACGACAGGCGCAGGACGAAGTCGCGGTCCAGCCGCTCGCCGGGGCGCAGGCGTACCGTCCGGCCCTCCTCCTCCACCACGTGCAGGCTGGAGGCCAGCTCGCGCAGCTCCAGCCCGGCGGCGTCGACGGTCGCGGCCAGCGACAGGCGCACCGGGTGGGGGAATCCGGGCAGCAGCACCGGCGGCGTGATCCGGGAGGCGTCCGGCACGGCGTCGGTGTCGGGCGCGACGCCCGCGCCCGCGGACGGGCCGTCGATCGGGTTGCCGGGGATGTAACGTGGCGCGACGACCAGAGGGAAGCGGAACGTGGCGGCGCCGTCCTCGTACGGCAGCGGCTGGCTCATCGTCAGCCGCACCGAGACGTGCTCGCCGGGCAGGACGTTGCCCACCCTGATGGTGAAGACGTCGGGACGGTCCTCCTCGGCGATGGCGGCCCGGCGGCCCTCGCGCAGCGCCCGGTCGTAGTCGGCCCTGGCCTGGGCGCGTTCCTTGAGCACGCCTTCGATCACCCGGTCGTCGGCCTCCATGCGGAACCCGGTCACCGCGGCGCGGTCGGGCAGCGGGAAGACGTAGGTGGCCTCCAGCGTGACGTCGAACGGGTTGCGGAAGCCCTGGGTGACCTCGACCCCGGCGATCAGGCCGGAGATGTCCGCCTTGACGTCCACGCTCTCCAGCGGCAGGTTGCCGCGCTCGGTCAGCAACGCGCCGAACCCGGCGTCCGGCACCGGCAGGCACCGGGCGGGCTCCAGCGAAGTGATCTTCATGTCAGCTCCCTCTCTTCGAGCACCGCGAGCAGCGGGCCCGCTGCCGCCAGCACCGCCTGGACGTCTTCCTGCGACGGGACGCGGCCGCCGTCCCATACGATGCGCACGCCGCTGCCGAGGCTGATTCCCGTCACCAGGTCCGGGCCGGGGGCGGCGGTGGCATCGCCTCCGGGGGGTCGGTGGAGGTTGGGGGTGCCATCGGCGTCGGCGTCGGTTCCGGTTCCGGTTCCGGTTTCGGTGGCTCTCACGGCTGCGGCCAGCCGGGACTCCGCCGGAGAGGCGGGTGCGGCCTTGCGCGGCGGCCGCAGAGCCGGCTGCGGCACGACCGCCGGTGCCGCTTCGGCCGGGGATGCTGTCCGCGTGCTCTGGGGGCTGGGCCGCGGAACGCTTTCGGACGCGGGTGCCGTGTCGGCGGAGTACGGCGTGGTGGGGCGTTCTGCCCAGAAGCGTGCGCGCTCGGGACTGCGGTCGCCGGACGTCTCCGTGGCGTCGCCGAGGGCGGTCGGCTCGGTGTCGGCGGTCGCTTCCTCCGGATGGGCGAGGTCGCGAGGTGGCTCACCTTGTGGCGGTGTGGCCGGTGGGCGAGGGCTGGGCCGGTGCGGAGGCACCGGTGAAGTGCCGGGCGATCTTGAGGTGCCCGGTGACGCGGGTGTGCGCTGCGGCGTCGGGGCGTGCGGTGCCTCGGCGTGCGGTGCCTCGGCGTGCGGTGTTTGCGCGTGGGGTGCTTTGGGGGCGTGCGGTGCCGGGGCTGTTGGTGGTGCCGGGTGGCCTGCCGGCGACGGCGCACGTGGGGGCGGGGCGGCGGGCCTCGGCGGGGTTACGGGGGCGCTGGGTGAAGTGGGGCGAGGCGGGGCGGCGTGCGGGGGCGGGGCCGGACGGGTGGTGGGGGAGGGGGCGGGGATGGCGGCGGTCTCCTCCAGCGTGCGGTCCGTCGCGCCCGCCAGGGCCACCTGGATGTCGGCGATCGAGTGGCCCTCGGCCTGCAGGCGCTTGACGGCGACGAGCTGCAGCAGGTGGCGGCGGCCGTAGCGGGCGATGCGGCCGCGCCGGGTCAGCGGCGGGTCGAGCAGGCCGATGGTCGTGTACCAGCGGATCAGGCGCTCCCCGGGCACGTCGCGGACCCGCCCGCTGAGCGGCGCGGCGCCGCCGCGCAGCGCGCGGGCCGCGTGCTCGGCCAGCTCACCGATGGTCCAGGTCTCGCTCATGCCCTCATCATGACACTGTCATTGTTACAGTGTCAATGTTAGGCCGCGGAGAGCCTGGGCAGAGGGACAAACGTTGCCAACTAACGGCAAGAAGGAAGAAAACACCCGGACGGGGAGGAATATCGACATGGCCACGATCAAAGGCCCGCTTTCCGAAGAGGCCAGGAACACCGTCGCCGAGTGCCTGCAGGGCGCCCTGGTCGACCTGATCGACCTGTCGCTGGTCGCCAAGCAGGCCCACTGGAACCTGGTCGGCACCCACTTCCGCTCGGTCCACCTCCAGCTCGACCAGGTCGTCGCGCTGGCCAGGACGCACATGGACACCCTCGCCGAGCGCGCCGTCGCCCTCGGGGCCAACCCGGACGGCCGCGCCGCCACCGTCGCGAAGTCCAGCAAGCTGGCCCAGCTGGAGAGCGGCTGGCTGGAGGACGGCAAGGTCGTCGCCACCATCACCGACGTGCTGGCGGGGATCAGCAAGCGGATGTACGAGCGCATCCAGGAGACCGACGAGGCCGACCCGGTGAGCCAGGACCTGCTGATCGCCGTGGCGCAGGACATCGACAAGCAGCACTGGATGTTCCAGGCCATGGCCTGACACGGGCCGCGGCGGCCGTCCCGACAGCGGGACGTGCCCTGAGCGGAGGAGCCCGGGGTCCGCGGGGGAGCGGCCCCGGGCTCCGGCCTGTCCGCTCCCGAGCGCGGACCGCCGTAAGCGGCACGTAAGAGGTGACCGGCTCCTGACGATCTAGCGTGCCGGGGTATGGAGGAACGCCCGCAGATCGTCGTGCTCGCCAAGCGTCCACGGCCCGGCCATGTCAAGACCAGGCTGACGCCGCCGTACTCGCCGGAGGAGGCCGCCGCGCTGGCCGCCGCGGCGTTGCGCGACACCCTGGACGCCGTCGCCGCCACCCCCGCCGCCGCCCGCCTGCTGGCCCTCGACGAGCCGGGCCGGGAGGCCCCCGGGGGCGGGCAGGTGAGCGTGCCGGACGGGCTCGAGGTGCCGGACGGGTTCGAGGCGAGCGTGCCGGACGGGTTCGAGGCGAGCGTGCCGGACGGGTTCGAGGTGAGCGTGCCGGACGGCTTCGAGGTGATCGGGCAGCGGGGCGGCGGGCTGGACGAGCGGCTGGCCTGGGCCTTCGCCGACGCCCACGCCCGCCGCCCGCTGCCCGTCCTGCTGATCGGCATGGACACGCCGCAGGTCACCCCCGCCCTGCTGAGCGACGCGGCGGCGGCGCTCGCCGGGCACGACGCGGTGTTCGGGCCGGCGTCCGACGGCGGGTTCTGGCTGCTCGGGCTGCGGCGTCCCGACGCGCGGCGGCTGCTCGGGGTACCCATGTCGACCAGCGGGACGGGAGCCGCCCAGCTCGGGCGGCTGCGCGGCCTGTCGGTGGCTTTCGTGCCGGAGCTCACCGACGTGGACGACGCGGCGAGCGCCCGCGAGGTCGCGGCCCGCGCCCCGCATACCCGCTTCGCCGCCGCCCTGGCCCGCGCCGACCAGGCGGCCTCCCTGGCCCGCGCCGACCGGGGGGTCGCCGTGGGTTGCGTGGACCGGGGGGTCGCCCTGGCCGGCGGAGGGGCCGGGGCGGGGCGGTGATCGGGCGTCTGTACGCCGAGGCGCTGTCCGGCGCCGAGGTCCACGTCGAGCACGAGGACGGCCGCCTCCGCCCCCTCGACGCCACCCG includes:
- a CDS encoding YciI family protein produces the protein MTRYVVHLTFDDDPRRLAVRPAHREHLRRLHEEGRLVTAGPWADDSGAMHVYEVADEEEVREILRRDPYTEVADCYEVTLVKEWVPLL
- a CDS encoding VIT domain-containing protein; the protein is MKITSLEPARCLPVPDAGFGALLTERGNLPLESVDVKADISGLIAGVEVTQGFRNPFDVTLEATYVFPLPDRAAVTGFRMEADDRVIEGVLKERAQARADYDRALREGRRAAIAEEDRPDVFTIRVGNVLPGEHVSVRLTMSQPLPYEDGAATFRFPLVVAPRYIPGNPIDGPSAGAGVAPDTDAVPDASRITPPVLLPGFPHPVRLSLAATVDAAGLELRELASSLHVVEEEGRTVRLRPGERLDRDFVLRLSFEASTSLLLDGGEDGRGRTFALTVVPPPLQAARTPRDLVLLLDRSGSMGGWKMVAARRAAARIVDTLTPQDRFAVLTFDSVVERAFEGLVEASDRNRYRAVEHLARVDARGGTELLDPLRQAVALLGGGEPGRERVVVLVTDGQVGNEDQILEQAGGALSAMRVHTVGIDRAVNAGFLGRLAGLGAGRCELVESEDRLDAAMEHIHRRIGAPLVTDLSLKGLDVEPGTVTHLGSVFPGVPLRVYGRFREGSAVTVRGLAASGPWEEHVEGVAVDNPALRAVWARAHLRELEDRYAMGEHDLESRIVRVSLDNGVLCRFTAYVAVDTRQVAGGEPEHHVIQPVEPPSGWEMPAPPIGGTFAARAAMMAMPAAAPMMPQARARMAKPESFDDELDVPGFLTTGPAAPPLSHPNAPAHGAPGAAPPVRGGLRGPRKSRPAPRRTQDLESVRPQLVAELERLRSLPAPDLTYLADLGTRLAALAEYLGGEQRLEALARDLEAAERPGGDARALHDHAVTILTALLGLPPIPDPSGPLGNPPQPAGDPHVGPAGDPSGGGDGPADARRRGPFWKRT
- a CDS encoding helix-turn-helix domain-containing protein, giving the protein MSETWTIGELAEHAARALRGGAAPLSGRVRDVPGERLIRWYTTIGLLDPPLTRRGRIARYGRRHLLQLVAVKRLQAEGHSIADIQVALAGATDRTLEETAAIPAPSPTTRPAPPPHAAPPRPTSPSAPVTPPRPAAPPPRAPSPAGHPAPPTAPAPHAPKAPHAQTPHAEAPHAEAPHAPTPQRTPASPGTSRSPGTSPVPPHRPSPRPPATPPQGEPPRDLAHPEEATADTEPTALGDATETSGDRSPERARFWAERPTTPYSADTAPASESVPRPSPQSTRTASPAEAAPAVVPQPALRPPRKAAPASPAESRLAAAVRATETGTGTGTDADADGTPNLHRPPGGDATAAPGPDLVTGISLGSGVRIVWDGGRVPSQEDVQAVLAAAGPLLAVLEERELT
- a CDS encoding Dps family protein; the encoded protein is MATIKGPLSEEARNTVAECLQGALVDLIDLSLVAKQAHWNLVGTHFRSVHLQLDQVVALARTHMDTLAERAVALGANPDGRAATVAKSSKLAQLESGWLEDGKVVATITDVLAGISKRMYERIQETDEADPVSQDLLIAVAQDIDKQHWMFQAMA
- a CDS encoding TIGR04282 family arsenosugar biosynthesis glycosyltransferase, with the protein product MEERPQIVVLAKRPRPGHVKTRLTPPYSPEEAAALAAAALRDTLDAVAATPAAARLLALDEPGREAPGGGQVSVPDGLEVPDGFEASVPDGFEASVPDGFEVSVPDGFEVIGQRGGGLDERLAWAFADAHARRPLPVLLIGMDTPQVTPALLSDAAAALAGHDAVFGPASDGGFWLLGLRRPDARRLLGVPMSTSGTGAAQLGRLRGLSVAFVPELTDVDDAASAREVAARAPHTRFAAALARADQAASLARADRGVAVGCVDRGVALAGGGAGAGR